The genomic DNA GCGGACCTCACTCAGATCACCCGAGCCGTAAAACGTCGGCTCAAGAGGATCCAGTACCGCCCGGATCTCGTCGACGGCTGCCTCGCGGCCACCGGCCTGGCTCAGGAGGACTGACGTGACTCATTCCTCCTCCCAGTTCGCGTAGTCGCCCATCGCCACGTCGTCGCACAAGGTCTCCCACAACCCGTTGTCTGCGAGTGCGGTGTCATCGAGCGCGGTGAGGAGCCGGCGAAGCTCGTCCGCCGCCTCCTGGAACCTGTCCTCCTCGTCTTCCTCGTAGAACGGGAATCGGGCGATGGTGGCCGCGACGCACTGGTGGAAGGCTCCGAGGTCCCTGTTCACATGCCAGGCGGTCGCGGAATCGGTCTTGGGGATCTGGACGACGCGACCCGAGGCCACGTCGATGCCGAGCCGACCGAACAGGCCGCTGGTCCCGAAGACGACCAACCCCGACTCACCGATCCGGCCCAGCAGCGTCGCCTCGGTCAGGGGCTGGTACTCATAACCGATCAGCCCTGCTGGCACACCGATCTTTCGCAGATCGGCGGCGATCGAGGCGGGCACCTCCGGCGAGCAGCCGATACGGGCCACGCCGTACTGGGGCAACGGCAGCAACGGGAAGTCTCGGATCATGTGAGCATCATCCTCGTGCTCCGGACAGACCGGGAAGGCGCGAGCCGGGAAGGCGCGAGCCGGGAAGGCGCGAGCCGGGAAGGCGCGAGCCGGGAAGGCGCGAGCCGGGAAGGCGCGAGCCGGGAAGGCGCGAGCCGGGAAGGCGCGAGCCGGGAAGGCGCGAGCCGGGAAGGCGCGAGCCGGGAAGGCGCGAGCCGGGAAGGCGCGAGCCGGGAAGGCGCGAGCCGGGAAGGCGCGAGCCGGGAAGGCGCGAGCCGGGAAGGCGCGAGCCGGGAAGGCGCGAGCCGGGAAGGCGCGAGCCGGGCCTCCGCCACCGCCGAGGGAGCCCCACCGACATCACCCGTTCAAGTTCAGTAGCAGCCTTACCTCCTGCTCCTGGTCTTCCGACAGCCAAAGCATCGCCATCGGGTCTGATGGGAGGTGTACTACTTCCACTTCCACCCGGCACACGGAATACAACATGACCCGGATACGACGCTGTACCAGTTGTTCAGACTGGCCCCCTCAAACCTTCGGGCTGAACCGTTCCGGGCTTTTATCCCTGGTCGGCGAGGTCGAGGCGCCAGTTGTTGCTGCGCATCAGGGTTCCGCTGCCTGCTGGGTATTCGAAGTCGCAGGCGTCGATGAGGGTGAACCCGAGGCGGTTGCAGAGGGCGTTCGAGGGGGCGTTCTCGACCGAGGGGAAGGCGTGCAGGCCTTGGGGCGCGTCGGGTCGGCGTGCGGCCTCACGCACGATGCCGATCAAGGCGGCGCCGGCTGCGGCGGCGATGCCGCGGCCCTGGTAGGGCGGTAGGACATTCCAGCCGGTTTCGTAGATCTGCTCGCCTTGCCAGTCGCGCTGGTGGTAGGCGATGCTGCCGACCATTTCATCGGCGAGCAGGATCACGAACATGCAGCCGCGGCTGGTTTCGGGCATGGCCAGGTAGCGGCGGTGCCGGGCGAGCAGCTGCTCCTCAGGCTCGGGTCCGCCGACGTGGTGGCGCATCTGCGGGGTATTGATCCGCCGCAGCAGGCCGAGCGCGGATTCCGACCACGGCTTGAGATGAACGTCCATGCAGCGCAGCCTCGCAGGCCTCGGCTCATCGGGCATCCCATTTCCGCTCGATGCGGGATGCGGAACGGTTTCACTGTGGCCGCGAAATCATTCGGCGGTGATCCCCGGCGGCGCCACCATCATGATCCAGCCCCTCACCGTGGCCCACACCGCGGAGGACGGCACGTTGCCGAGCCTCGACGTCACCGAGTTCACCACCCGGCACAACGGCGCCCGCCAGCTCACCGTCCCGATCGTCCCGGACCCGGTCGACCGACGGTGGCGCGCCCGCCTGCGGCTGACCGCCGACGGCACGAACGACATACTGGTCGGCGTCGACCGGTACACGTTCTACGACCGCGCACCGCCGATTCACGGAGTGGACCGCGGCCCGGGTGTGGGCCAAGCTCTACCGCCTGGGCCTGGACGAACTCGGCGCTCGCGGCGAGCTGGACTGGTCCAGGTGCGCGGTCGACTCGGTGAACATGCGCGCCACGAAAAGGGGGAGCTGACGGGTCCGAATCCTGTCGATCGGGGCAAGTTCGAGTCGAAGATCCACTTGCTCACCGAACGCACCGGTCTGCCCATCTCGCTCGCGATCTCCGGCGCCAACCTGCACGACAGCCAGGCCCTGATCCCACTCGTCGAGGCGATCCCGCCGATCCGCTCCCGCCGCGGCCCGAGACGGCGCCGGCCCGGCAAGCTCCACGGCGACAAAGCCTACGACCACCGCTTCATCCGCTCCTACCTGCGACGATGGCAGATCACCCACCGCATCGCCCGCCGCGGCATCGAGCCCTCGACCCGCCTCGGCCGGCACCGCTGGGTCATCGAGCGGACCGTCGCGTGGCTCGGCGGCTTCCGCAGGCTCCACCGCCGCTACGAACGCAAAGCCGACCACTTCGCGGCCTTCACCACCATCGCCGCCGCCCTCATCTGCCACCGCAGGCTTCTCGCCCAAATGAGATGACTTCTAATGAGGTCCCATCCAGCGTGGTCGCAAAGATGGGCATCGCGTCGTCGCACTCGCGCCAGCCGTCGCCGTCGTTGTCGTCCAGCCGAAGGGTCCACCATGAGCCGCGCCGGCACTCGGCCGACAGGTCCGCCACGTCCTCCTGGCGGTTGGCCAGGGCGACGGGTCCGGCGCCGGTGACGACCAGGGCGGCGGGTGGGCATCCGGCCGGGTGCAGCCGGGCCGGGTCCGCCGCCGCCGCACCGTGCGGTCGGCCGGCGCGGGTCGCTGCTCTTCGCCTTCGTGCGGAACAGCCCGCGGTAGGCGGTGAACTTCGCGGCGACCCACCCGGCGACATGGGGCAGCCGGAACTCCACTTCGGTCGCCCAGTCGG from Kitasatospora terrestris includes the following:
- a CDS encoding SUKH-4 family immunity protein; translated protein: MIRDFPLLPLPQYGVARIGCSPEVPASIAADLRKIGVPAGLIGYEYQPLTEATLLGRIGESGLVVFGTSGLFGRLGIDVASGRVVQIPKTDSATAWHVNRDLGAFHQCVAATIARFPFYEEDEEDRFQEAADELRRLLTALDDTALADNGLWETLCDDVAMGDYANWEEE
- a CDS encoding GNAT family N-acetyltransferase; the protein is MDVHLKPWSESALGLLRRINTPQMRHHVGGPEPEEQLLARHRRYLAMPETSRGCMFVILLADEMVGSIAYHQRDWQGEQIYETGWNVLPPYQGRGIAAAAGAALIGIVREAARRPDAPQGLHAFPSVENAPSNALCNRLGFTLIDACDFEYPAGSGTLMRSNNWRLDLADQG